One Cicer arietinum cultivar CDC Frontier isolate Library 1 chromosome 8, Cicar.CDCFrontier_v2.0, whole genome shotgun sequence DNA segment encodes these proteins:
- the LOC101511083 gene encoding large ribosomal subunit protein uL2my, C-terminal part: protein MAMSLLRGRAASSVLNLFTNAIRRYSSAAEIANAIPQEARERMMYSDINSQIGSCMPLSAMRIGTIIHNIELNPGQGGKLVRAAGTNAKILKEPTSTYCLVQLPSGVKKLIDSRCRATVGTVSNPTHADRKLRKAGHSRWLGRRPVVRGVAMNPVDHPHGGGEGKSKSSGAWGKGARTPWGKPTKGGFKTGPLKRRK from the coding sequence ATGGCTATGTCGTTATTAAGAGGTCGCGCCGCATCGTCGGTGCTCAATTTGTTCACTAATGCCATTCGCCGTTACTCTTCCGCCGCCGAGATTGCGAATGCGATTCCTCAAGAGGCACGTGAGAGGATGATGTATTCTGACATTAACTCTCAGATTGGGAGTTGTATGCCTCTCTCAGCAATGCGAATTGGAACAATCATTCATAACATTGAACTGAACCCCGGGCAAGGTGGAAAGCTTGTTCGAGCGGCTGGAACCAATGCAAAGATCTTGAAAGAGCCAACATCAACATACTGTTTAGTTCAACTCCCATCTGGtgttaaaaaattgattgattCTCGATGCAGGGCTACTGTAGGTACTGTTTCTAATCCAACTCACGCCGATCGCAAGCTTAGGAAGGCTGGTCATAGTAGATGGCTCGGTCGGAGACCCGTTGTTCGTGGAGTGGCTATGAATCCTGTTGATCATCCTCATGGTGGTGGTGAGGGTAAGAGTAAGAGTAGTGGTGCTTGGGGGAAAGGAGCTCGTACTCCTTGGGGTAAGCCAACTAAGGGTGGCTTCAAGACTGGACCTCTAAAGCGCAGAAAGTAG
- the LOC140919055 gene encoding uncharacterized protein: MVNVIADENCGYRDIAALFGHNEEYWSIARQQLYTEIKSKSDLYVALFKERLQEMTHSLLVTDLGNQPNEKWMGIPYMNYVIATKYNLTLVPLEKTLCLTFFPLRGAHNGDLSCDRIISIGFVNKSHWVQVKLK, translated from the coding sequence ATGGTTAATGTTATAGCAGATGAAAACTGTGGATATCGTGATATTGCTGCTTTATTTGGCCATAATGAAGAGTATTGGAGCATTGCGCGTCAACAATTGTATACAGAGATTAAGTCCAAATCTGATTTATATGTTGCATTATTCAAGGAACGTTTGCAAGAAATGACACACTCTTTACTTGTAACTGATTTGGGAAATCAACCCAATGAGAAGTGGATGGGCATTCCATATATGAATTAtgtgatagcaacaaaatataatctcaCTCTTGTTCCATTGGAAAAAACTTTGtgtttgacttttttcccaTTGAGGGGTGCACACAATGGAGACCTGTCATGTGATCGTATTATCagtattggttttgttaataaaagtcattgggttcaagttaaattgaaatgA
- the LOC101510758 gene encoding probable polygalacturonase At1g80170 encodes MKRNTSFSLLFFLSLLFLIFFTFSVDARKTNIKKKLHKDGGNRHTRGKGSHPPSPLPRYESHPTQVNTFDIMSFGAKGNGVSDDSEALVAAWECACKISGATIKVPAKFKFLIKPITLQGPCMNDLTLQIDGIVLAPSEVSSWPKSSLFQWINFKWVQNFTIKGSGTVDGQGSNWWILSELYDMQKTHSEQIPSMKPTAIRFYSSNFVKVRDIKIINSPLCHLKFDNSKGIKVDNITIISPANSPNTDGIHLQNTQDVEIQHSHIGTGDDCVSIQTGCSNIHVHHIKCGPGHGISLGGLGKDKSVACVSDIIVEDISMKNTLYGARIKTWQGGIGMVKNVSFSRIKAYDVMFPIMIDQYYCDKQICKNQTGTVVISGVKFDQISGSYSVQPVHLACSNSIPCTDVDLTDIQLRPSLKYRGLQQAMCWNSYGKSQGQLVPSSIDYCLRSGGGLIKRIARSHDSVCYKFL; translated from the exons ATGAAGAGAAACACAAGTTTTTCTCTACTCTTTTTCCTATCCTTgttgtttcttatatttttcacaTTTTCAGTGGATGCAAGGAAGACAAACATCAAGAAAAAACTTCACAAAGACGGCGGAAATCGCCATACTAGAGGCAAAGGATCACATCCTCCATCTCCTCTTCCTCGTTATGAATCTCATCCAACTCAAGTTAACACTTTTGACATTATGTCTTTTGGTGCCAAGGGCAATGGAGTTTCTGATGATTCAGAG GCACTTGTAGCTGCATGGGAATGTGCCTGCAAAATTTCTGGTGCCACAATAAAAGTTCCAGCAAAATTCAAGTTCCTCATTAAGCCTATTACTTTACAAGGCCCTTGTATGAATGATCTTACACTTCAG ATAGATGGAATTGTATTGGCTCCTTCTGAAGTATCTTCATGGCCAAAATCAAGTTTGTTTCAGTGGATAAATTTTAAATGGGTGCAGAACTTCACAATCAAAGGCTCTGGCACTGTTGATGGTCAAGGGTCTAATTGGTGGATCTTGTCAGAACTTTATGATATGCAG AAAACTCACTCTGAACAAATTCCAAGCATGAAGCCAACT GCTATAAGATTCTACTCTAGCAACTTTGTAAAAGTTAGAGATATCAAAATCATAAACAGTCCTCTATGCCATCTAAAATTTGACAACTCAAAGGGCATCAAAGTTGataatattacaataatttCCCCTGCAAATAGCCCAAATACTGATGGAATTCACTTGCAAAACACACAAGATGTTGAAATTCAACATTCTCATATTGGAACTG GAGATGACTGTGTGTCCATCCAAACCGGTTGTTCTAATATTCATGTCCACCACATTAAATGTGGCCCTGGTCATGGCATAAG CTTAGGAGGATTAGGAAAAGACAAGAGTGTGGCATGCGTTTCTGACATTATTGTTGAGgatatttcaatgaaaaatacACTATATGGAGCAAGAATCAAAACATGGCAG gGAGGAATTGGTATGGTTAAAAATGTATCATTTTCAAGAATCAAAGCCTATGATGTTATGTTTCCAATAATGATAGACCAATACTATTGTGACAAACAAATTTGCAAGAACCAAACAGGAACAGTGGTAATTTCTGGTGTTAAGTTTGATCAAATAAGTGGCAGTTATTCAGTGCAGCCAGTCCACCTAGCTTGTAGCAATTCCATACCATGTACAGATGTTGATTTAACTGACATTCAACTAAGGCCTTCCCTAAAATATAGAGGCTTACAACAAGCTATGTGTTGGAATTCTTATGGAAAATCACAAGGTCAATTGGTACCTTCAAGTATTGATTATTGTTTGAGAAGTGGTGGTGGATTAATCAAGAGGATAGCAAGGTCACATGATAGtgtatgttataaatttttatag
- the LOC140919118 gene encoding uncharacterized protein, with protein sequence MDLDLALRIDRPSTPKDSSSSEEKLEYEKWDRSNRISLMIIKRGIPEVFRGAVSDEIDTAKNFLVEMEKRFVKSDKAETSSLLQNLISMKYQGKGNIREHIMMMSNIASKLKGLKLELSDDLLIHLVLLSLPSQFSQFKVTYNCQKEKWTLNELISLCVQEEDRLKQDRTESAHFTSISRDKGKRKRIEEPKNKAAAKGPEQKKQTKDNNCFFCRSSGHVKKDCAKYHAWRVKKGLPELPKA encoded by the exons atggatctagaccttgcattaagaattgatcgaccctctactcctaaggactctagttcttctgaagaaaaattagagtatgagaaatgggatcgctcaaatcgcataagtcttatgatcataaagcGTGGTATTCCTGAAGTCTTTAGAGGTGCTGTCTCGGATGAGATAGATACAGCTAAAAATTtccttgttgagatggaaaaacgctttgtaaaaagtgataaggctgaaacaagttctttgcttcagaatttaatttccatgaagtatcaaggcaagggaaatataagagagcacattatgatgatgtccaacattgcttctaagcttaaaggtctaaagcttgagttgtcagatgacttactcattcatttagtattgttgtctcttccttcgcaattcagtcagtttaaggtgacttataattgtcaaaaggagaaatggactcttaatgagctcatttcattatgtgtgcaagaagaggacaggctgaagcaagataggactgaaagtgctcactttactagcatctctagagacaagggcaaaaggaaaagaattgaggagcccaagaacaaagctgctgctaagggtccagaacaaaagaagcagactaaggataacaactgcttcttctgcaggagttctggacacgtgaagaaggattgtgccaaatatcacgcttggcgtgttaagaaag ggttgcctgaacttccgaaagcctag